DNA from Gemmatimonadota bacterium:
CATGTCGATCACCTCGACGCTCGGATCCAGCGATTCGTTGGCAAGCAGGGTCAACCCGGCGGCGGAGGACAACTGATCCCGCAGATCGCGGCAGGTGGCGCAGGGACAGGCCTTACGAAGATCGGCCAGGGCGTACTTTCTTGCGCTGCCGTCGTTCCAGAATACGGTCAGTTCGCCCTTTTCCGGGTGATCGAGGGCAACGTGTTCGGGCGAGGGCGGTGCGGTGGACATGACGGCTTTGTCACTCCGACCCTTCGGCGGGCTGTGTGGTGGCGGGCTGTGTGGTGGCGCCCGGAACTCCGGTTGTCTCGGACGCGCCGGACGACTCGGACGCGCCGGGACCAGGCTGCCCGGTTCGCTCACGTACCATCTCGGGAGACACCGGGTCGGGCGACGTGAATATACGATCGTCCACGTACTCGAGCACGGCCAGGCCTTCGTGGGACCGCTTCTGGCCGTCCATGCGCTCGCGTTCCGCGGACAACAGGATGTCGCCGTGCCTGCGCCAGTCGTTCCACTTCCATTCGCCCCGGCTTCGCTCGTCCTGGCCCTCCCGCAACTGCAGGAGATAGACCCATTTGTCCATGAGGCGGGTCTCCCGGTTGATATAGGCCCAGTACTCGTCGCCCGGTGTATTCCCCACTTCATTGAAACTGAGATGCAGCTTGTCGTAGACGGTGCCGTCGACGACTTCCTCGCCATCGTAGGCCAGGCCAACACCCGGGTCCTGCAGCTTGTAGGGCATCAGCAGCCAGTAGGTGTCGTTTATCCATGCGCCCCGGGCACGCTCCAGGGACCGGTCTCGTTCCTCGGTGTCCGAAACTTCCGAGCCGTCAACGAACGCGCTCCCTTCCCCCGTGTGCAGATTCATCAGGATCACGTGGGACTGCCCGCTTTCCCGGTCGGTCCAGGAAAGGCGGTGCCGACCGTCATGCTTGTCCCAGTAGTGGGTGCGGAACCCGAAGAACGAAAACCGGATGTATCGGGTGGCGTTCCAGTTATCCCGCCCCCCCATGGCCTCCATCACCTCTTCCGCGATGACCTGGGCCTGATCGGGGTCCGCGTCCGTGGATTCCGGCTCCGATTCCGGTCCGGCGCAGCCGGGAATCCAGGTTAGAAACAGGGGGATCATCAGCATGGTCGTAAACCGGGACGGTGTCCGCCGCGGATTCCATCGCGGAACCCGCCGCGGGATTCGCCGCGTTGTCAGGAAAGGGATACCCATGTCTGCTGTTCCTCCGAGGTGGTTATGGCGTCGGCGACCTGTTGCACGCAGTACCCTTCGTGAAAACTCGGATCGGCTTCGACGCCGGACCGGATCGCTTCGACGAAGTGCCGCTGCGGAGACAGCGCGCCTTGCTGGGACGGTACGGACAGCGGCAGCAGGTTGCCCCGCAGCCCCTGGCCGCCCTTCAGGCTGGCCTGCATGGTGTCCCGTACGAACTGGAAATGCAGCGCGCCGTCGCTCCCGTGGATGTCGATGTGAATGAAGTCCGTGTACAGTGCGCAACGGCTTACGTGGAACACGGCCTGGACCCCGCCCTGCATCTGGGCGATGAAGGCGCAGGCGTCTTCGAGCTCGGATTCCCGCATGGCGGAGGAGTCCGGCGCGCGGCGTTCGGGGATGAGCGTGTGCATCATCGCGCACACCCGTTCGAACTCACCTGCCCACCACCGCGTCATGTCGATCAGGTGCACGCCGAGGTCGCCCATGGCGCCGAGTCCCGCCTCCAGGCGCCGCTCCCGCCAGCTGTGCGCTTTCCGGGGACTCGCCCGGTAACCCATCATGTAGCGGGCGTTCAGGTGGTAGACCCTTCCTATGTACCCTTCTTCGAGCAGGGATTTCATGCGAAAGGCCGGACCATTGAACCGCCAGCCGAAGTTGGTCATGTGGACCTTGCCGCTCCCGCGGGCGCTTTCGAGCATGTCTTTCGCTTCTTCGGCGTTCAGTCCGAGCGGCTTCTCGCACAGCACGTGCTTGCCGGCTTCCAGGGCCTCCATGACCATCTGCCGGTGCAGGTTCACCGGCGTGCAGATGCTCACCGCGTCGATGTCTTCGCTATCCAGCACCGCGCGATAATCCGTGTGGGTCTCGGCGATCCCGTAGTCCTTCGCCACGCGCTGGGCGGTCGCCGCCGTCCGGCTGCA
Protein-coding regions in this window:
- a CDS encoding DUF971 domain-containing protein, with product MARKSSTAPSTTSCISVSMKWGIHRATSTGPISTGRPASWTNGSISCSCGRARTSEAGANGSGTTGAGTATSCCPRNASAWTARSGPTKAWPCSSTWTIVYSRRPTRCLPRWYVSEPGSLVPARPSRPARPRQPEFRAPPHSPPPHSPPKGRSDKAVMSTAPPSPEHVALDHPEKGELTVFWNDGSARKYALADLRKACPCATCRDLRDQLSSAAGLTLLANESLDPSVEVIDM
- a CDS encoding Gfo/Idh/MocA family oxidoreductase, encoding MASDPLRVGVIGLGFGQYHVRGYQACPGVVVETVCSRTAATAQRVAKDYGIAETHTDYRAVLDSEDIDAVSICTPVNLHRQMVMEALEAGKHVLCEKPLGLNAEEAKDMLESARGSGKVHMTNFGWRFNGPAFRMKSLLEEGYIGRVYHLNARYMMGYRASPRKAHSWRERRLEAGLGAMGDLGVHLIDMTRWWAGEFERVCAMMHTLIPERRAPDSSAMRESELEDACAFIAQMQGGVQAVFHVSRCALYTDFIHIDIHGSDGALHFQFVRDTMQASLKGGQGLRGNLLPLSVPSQQGALSPQRHFVEAIRSGVEADPSFHEGYCVQQVADAITTSEEQQTWVSLS